GAGAGATCGACAGGCGCTATGACGAAATCGTCGAGTTCTCCGGCTTGGAGAAGTTCATGGACGAGCCGGTCAAGAACTACTCGTCCGGCATGTACGTACGCCTCGGCTTCTCGGTGGCCATTCACACCGATCCGGACATCTTGTTGGTCGACGAGGTTTTGGCCGTCGGCGACGAAGCATTTGCGCACCGATGCATCCGGAGGATCGAAGAGTTCTTGGCCCGTGGTAGGACCGTTCTGTTGGTTACTCACTCGCTCAGCCTGGTCGAGGAGTTCGCCGATCGGTGTCTTTGGCTGGAAGGGGGGGGCGAAAGGTTGACCGGAGACCCGCGACGGGTTGTGAACGCCTATCGACAGTCGGTCGCCGAGGCCGAAGGCCGGGTGCATCAAGAGGCAAAGGAGCAGCGTGAGCAAGCGGTTCAGGTCGGGTCCGCCGGCGTGGTCGAGACCGCCGAGGACTCGGCGAAAAGCGCGGTAACCGAAGAGCCGGAAGAGGATGCGGAGGCCGAGGTTCTGCGTTGGGGCACCCGCGAGGCCGAGATTGTGACCGCCCGAATGCTGAACCGCGACGGCTCCGAGCGCTACAACTTCGATTCCGGAGACAGAGTCGTGTTCGAGATTCAAGTGAAGGCACAGCAGGAGCTCGACGACTTTGTTTTCGGTGTCGGGATCTTTACGTTCCGAGGAGTCGAGTGCTGGGGCACCAACACCACCTTGGCGGGCTTCGAGTCCGACGCACTAAACGGCTGGGCAACCGTTCGGGTCGTTTGCCCGGAGCTTCGGCTGGCGCCGGGTGAGTACTCATTGGATGTGGCGGTCCACGCCCGCGACGGCTACGCCTACGACTACCAGCGAAGGATTCTCAGTTTCACCATGACCGCTCGGGAGCAGGGCGTCGGCGTCTATTTTCCGAGCCACGAATGGCAGTTCGAGGGCGGGGTCAAATGGTCCAGGGTGCCGACGGTCAGTTAGCTTGAACCGCGGGAGGAAGCACGATGTCTGAGAAGGTCAAGGGGCTCAATGTCAAAGTCAGCGACGAGGAGCTCAAGGGTCGATACTCGAATCTTCTTCGGGTCACTCATACCCGCGAGGAGTTCATCCTCGACTTCATCAATGCCGTGCCGCCGCAGGCCATT
The sequence above is a segment of the bacterium genome. Coding sequences within it:
- a CDS encoding ABC transporter ATP-binding protein is translated as MSFAIQARDVSKDYRRMAAGYKLRTLKSALLERSLTDGLRQDELIPAVRGLSFNVEPGEAFAVIGSNGSGKSTLLKMVAGILKPTAGEIRINGRVAALIELGAGFHPEISGRENVFINGAVLGLSRREIDRRYDEIVEFSGLEKFMDEPVKNYSSGMYVRLGFSVAIHTDPDILLVDEVLAVGDEAFAHRCIRRIEEFLARGRTVLLVTHSLSLVEEFADRCLWLEGGGERLTGDPRRVVNAYRQSVAEAEGRVHQEAKEQREQAVQVGSAGVVETAEDSAKSAVTEEPEEDAEAEVLRWGTREAEIVTARMLNRDGSERYNFDSGDRVVFEIQVKAQQELDDFVFGVGIFTFRGVECWGTNTTLAGFESDALNGWATVRVVCPELRLAPGEYSLDVAVHARDGYAYDYQRRILSFTMTAREQGVGVYFPSHEWQFEGGVKWSRVPTVS
- a CDS encoding DUF3467 domain-containing protein, coding for MSEKVKGLNVKVSDEELKGRYSNLLRVTHTREEFILDFINAVPPQAIVTARLVTSPGHLKRIVRALAENLERYEKNFGPLAEAPEPSRDDSVN